In Rattus norvegicus strain BN/NHsdMcwi chromosome 3, GRCr8, whole genome shotgun sequence, a genomic segment contains:
- the Zfp950l10 gene encoding zinc finger protein 431-like, protein MPKDVLTYDDVHVNFTEEEWALLNPSQKSLYQCVMLETCRNLSAIGYIWEDHTTEEYCKHSGRHGRYERSFTGKQTFDFIQNGNGFAVQSHTQRHNGEKTYEGNLCGKAFVQRNNLKTHKRTHNGEEPSQCNQCCKDIVRSSALQNHKGTHTGEKRCECNQCGKAFAQRSCLKRHKRSCNAEKRYNCNQCCKAFVQNHNLQKYKRTHTLQKPYECNQCGKAFAHSSTLQNYKRTHTGEKPYECHQCGKAFAQSSTLQSHIRTHTGEKPYECNQCGKAFADSSTLQRHIRTHTGEKPYECKQCGKAFAHSSTLQKHKRTHTGEKPYECKQCGKAFTDSSTLQKHKRTHTGERPYECNQCCKAFTRNSHLQHHIRTHTGEKPYECHQCGKAFAYSSHLQSHIRTHTGEKPYECKQCSKAFADSRTLQQHKRTHTEEKPYECNQCCKAFTRNSHLQRHMRTHTGEKPYECNQCGKAYADSSTLQKHKRTHTGEKPYECKQCGKAFADSSTLQRHIRTHTEEKPFECNKCGKAIARSSTLQRHIRTHTEEKPYE, encoded by the exons ATGCCCAAG GATGTCCTGACCTATGatgatgtgcatgtgaacttcactGAGGAAGAGTGGGCATTGCTGAATCCTTCTCAGAAGAGTCTCTACCAATGTGTAatgctggagacctgtaggaatcTCAGTGCTATAG GCTACATTTGGGAAGACCATACTACTGAAGAATATTGTAAACATTCTGgaagacatggaag GTATGAAAGAAGTTTTACTGGAAAGCAAACCTTTGATTTTATTCAGAATGGTAATGGCTTTGCAGTTCAGAGTCATACCCAAAGGCATAATGGGGAGAAGACCTATGAAGGTAACCTATGTGGCAAAGCTTTTGTACAGAGGAATAATCTCAAAACACATAAAAGGACACATAATGGAGAAGAACCTTCTCAATGTAACCAATGTTGTAAAGACATTGTAAGAAGCAGTGCTCTCCAAAATCATaaaggaacacacacaggagagaaacgctgtgaatgtaatcaatgtgggaaagcctttgcACAAAGGAGTTGTCTCAAAAGACATAAAAGATCATGTAATGCAGAAAAACGTTATAACTGTAACCAATGTTGTAAAGCCTTTGTACAAAACCATAATctccaaaaatataaaaggacCCATACATTacagaaaccctatgaatgtaaccaatgtggcaaagcctttgcacaCAGCAGTACTcttcaaaattataaaagaacacacacaggcgagaagccctatgaatgtcaccaatgtggcaaagcctttgcacaGAGCAGTACTCTCCAAAGCCATATAAgaactcatacaggagagaaaccctatgaatgtaaccaatgtggcaaagcTTTTGCAGACAGCAGTACTCTCCAAAGACATATAAgaactcatacaggagagaaaccctatgaatgtaagcaatgtggcaaagcctttgcacaCAGCAGTACTctccaaaaacataaaagaacacacacaggagagaaaccctatgaatgtaagcaatgtggcaaagcctttacAGACAGCAGTACTctccaaaaacataaaagaacacacacaggagagagacccTATGAATGCAATCAATGTTGTAAAGCCTTTACACGAAACAGTCATCTCCAACATCATATAAGAACACATACAGGTGAGAAGCCTTATGAATGTcaccaatgtggcaaagcctttgcatatAGCAGTCATCTCCAAAGCCATATAAgaactcatacaggagagaaaccctatgaatgtaagcaATGTAGCAAAGCCTTTGCAGACAGCCGTACTCTACAacaacataaaagaacacacacagaagagaaaccctatgaatgtaatcaatgttgtAAAGCCTTTACACGAAACAGTCATCTCCAACGTCATATGAGAACACATACAGgcgagaaaccctatgaatgtaaccaatgtggcaaagcctaTGCAGACAGCAGTACTctccaaaaacataaaagaacacacacaggagagaaaccctatgaatgtaagcaatgtggcaaagcctttgcagaCAGCAGTACTCTCCAAAGACAtataagaacacacacagaagagaagcCCTTTGAGTGTAACAAATGTGGCAAAGCCATTGCACGCAGCAGTACTCTCCAAAGACAtataagaacacacacagaagagaaaccctatgag